The Sorangiineae bacterium MSr11367 genome window below encodes:
- a CDS encoding ABC transporter permease, which yields MSLNLHAIKAIYRFEMARTGRTLMQSIASPVLSTSLYFVVFGSAIGSRVGSIDGVSYGAFIIPGLVMLSLLSESISNASFGIYMPKWSGTIYEVLSAPISYIEVVIGYVGAAASKSVILGTLILLTARLFVNYEIAHPGWMLFFLLLTAATFSLFGFIIGIWADGFEKLQIVPLMVVTPLTFLGGSFYSIHMLPPIWQKLTLFNPVVYLISGFRWSFYGISDVSVEVSILIPLVVMAACIAVIRWIFATGYKLKN from the coding sequence GTGAGCCTGAACCTTCACGCCATCAAGGCGATTTACCGCTTCGAGATGGCCCGCACCGGGCGCACGTTGATGCAGAGCATCGCATCGCCGGTCCTCTCGACGTCGCTGTACTTCGTGGTGTTCGGCAGCGCGATCGGCTCGCGCGTGGGGAGCATCGACGGGGTGAGCTACGGGGCGTTCATCATCCCGGGCCTGGTCATGCTGTCGCTCTTGAGCGAGAGCATCTCCAACGCGTCGTTCGGGATCTACATGCCCAAGTGGTCCGGCACGATCTACGAGGTGCTCTCCGCGCCCATCTCGTACATCGAGGTGGTCATCGGCTACGTGGGCGCGGCGGCGTCCAAGTCGGTCATCTTGGGCACGTTGATCCTGCTCACCGCGCGCCTCTTCGTGAACTACGAGATCGCGCACCCGGGGTGGATGCTCTTTTTCTTGCTGCTCACGGCGGCCACCTTCAGCCTTTTCGGCTTCATCATCGGCATCTGGGCCGACGGCTTCGAGAAGCTGCAGATCGTCCCGCTGATGGTCGTGACGCCGCTGACCTTTCTCGGCGGCAGCTTCTACTCGATCCACATGCTGCCGCCGATCTGGCAGAAGCTCACCTTGTTCAACCCGGTGGTCTACCTGATCAGCGGCTTTCGCTGGAGCTTTTACGGCATCTCCGACGTGAGCGTCGAGGTGAGCATCCTCATCCCCCTCGTCGTCATGGCCGCCTGTATCGCGGTGATCCGCTGGATCTTCGCGACGGGCTACAAGCTGAAAAACTAA
- a CDS encoding ABC transporter ATP-binding protein yields MQSIISIQGLTKTYASGFQALKKVDLEIRRGEILALLGPNGAGKTTLINIVCGIVNPTSGVVRADGHDIVRDFRAARTKIGLVPQELTTDAFESVMATVRFSRGLFGKPPDAALLEKLLRDLSLWDKRDSKIMTLSGGMKRRVMIAKALSHEPQILFLDEPTAGVDVELRRDMWTMVRGLRESGVTIILTTHYIEEAEEMADRIGVITKGELILVEDKAVLMEKLGRKQLKLQLKSPLEAIPGELSSYPLELSTDKCELVYTFDTRGDETGIAQLLRKLGEHGIDFKGLESSQSSLEEIFVSLVKGARP; encoded by the coding sequence GTGCAATCGATCATCTCCATCCAGGGCCTCACCAAAACCTACGCATCCGGCTTCCAAGCGCTGAAGAAGGTCGACCTCGAGATACGCCGCGGAGAGATCCTGGCGCTCTTGGGGCCGAATGGCGCGGGGAAAACCACGCTGATCAACATCGTCTGTGGCATCGTCAACCCCACATCGGGCGTGGTGCGCGCCGACGGGCACGACATCGTGCGCGACTTCCGCGCGGCCCGCACGAAGATCGGGCTGGTGCCGCAGGAGCTAACCACCGATGCCTTCGAAAGCGTGATGGCCACGGTGCGATTCAGCCGTGGCCTGTTCGGCAAGCCGCCGGATGCCGCGCTGCTCGAGAAGCTGCTGCGCGATCTCTCGCTGTGGGACAAGCGCGATTCGAAGATCATGACGCTGTCCGGTGGCATGAAGCGGCGGGTGATGATCGCGAAGGCGCTCTCTCACGAGCCGCAGATCCTGTTCCTCGACGAGCCCACCGCAGGCGTCGACGTCGAGCTGCGCCGCGATATGTGGACGATGGTTCGCGGGCTGCGCGAGAGCGGGGTGACCATCATCCTGACCACGCACTACATCGAAGAGGCCGAGGAGATGGCCGACCGCATCGGCGTGATCACCAAGGGTGAGCTCATTTTGGTCGAGGACAAAGCCGTGCTCATGGAAAAGCTGGGGCGAAAGCAGTTGAAGCTGCAGCTCAAAAGCCCGCTGGAGGCGATCCCCGGCGAGCTTTCCAGCTACCCGCTGGAGCTTTCCACCGACAAGTGTGAGCTCGTCTACACCTTCGACACGCGCGGCGACGAGACGGGCATCGCGCAGCTGCTCCGCAAGCTGGGCGAGCACGGGATCGACTTCAAGGGGCTCGAGTCGTCGCAGAGCTCTCTGGAGGAGATCTTCGTCAGCCTGGTGAAAGGAGCGCGGCCGTGA
- the cysS gene encoding cysteine--tRNA ligase — protein sequence MTIRLYNTLTQKLETFEPLEPKTARVYVCGMTTYDLAHAGHGRTYTTFDVLVRFLKARGYEVTHVRNVTDVDDKILKRAQERNVEPTTFSAEMTKQANADLQAIGCTAPDIEPRVSGHIPEIISLIEALIEKGAAYVAPTPKGHDVYFAVRSFPDYGKLSHRHLEDLLAGASERVEVGDIKRDPLDFALWKGEPETAWGWPSPWGKGRPGWHIECSAMAQRYLGPHFDIHCGGMDLVFPHHENEIAQAEAVWGAPFARYWLHAGFLNVDSEKMSKSLGNFVTIRDVLERNDPEAFRYYLLGTHYRGPLSFDLEKKDDGRVIFPGIDEGERRVDYLYHTRDALQTALASAPDEAAAEGARFKNEAKVIDEAPAKVLAALDKDLNTPVALAEVGELCKVSNELVKQLSKLKKDPAAQAQAYGLARKAVAALEAACMPLGLLQVTGTEYEQRTLARRLRLRGLSAPDIDAKVALRTEARVAKDWKRADEIRTELAALGVEILDAGDTSRWRILV from the coding sequence ATGACGATACGGCTTTACAACACCCTGACGCAGAAGCTCGAAACTTTCGAACCGCTGGAGCCCAAAACGGCTCGCGTCTACGTCTGCGGGATGACCACGTACGACTTGGCCCATGCAGGCCATGGTCGCACCTACACGACGTTCGACGTCTTGGTGCGTTTTCTGAAAGCACGCGGTTACGAAGTGACCCACGTGCGCAACGTGACGGACGTGGACGACAAGATTCTCAAGCGCGCGCAGGAGCGCAACGTCGAGCCCACGACGTTCTCCGCGGAGATGACCAAGCAGGCCAACGCCGATCTGCAGGCCATCGGATGCACGGCGCCGGACATCGAGCCGCGCGTCTCGGGGCACATTCCGGAGATCATTTCCCTCATCGAGGCGCTCATCGAGAAGGGCGCGGCGTACGTCGCGCCCACGCCGAAGGGCCACGACGTCTACTTCGCCGTTCGCAGCTTCCCCGACTACGGCAAGCTCTCGCACCGCCACCTCGAAGACCTGCTCGCCGGTGCGAGCGAGCGCGTCGAGGTGGGCGACATCAAGCGCGATCCGCTGGATTTTGCGCTCTGGAAGGGCGAGCCCGAAACGGCGTGGGGTTGGCCGAGCCCCTGGGGCAAAGGTCGCCCCGGCTGGCACATCGAGTGCTCCGCCATGGCCCAGCGCTATCTGGGCCCGCACTTCGACATCCACTGCGGCGGGATGGATCTGGTCTTCCCGCACCACGAAAACGAGATCGCGCAGGCGGAGGCCGTGTGGGGCGCCCCGTTCGCGCGCTACTGGCTGCACGCCGGTTTTCTCAACGTCGACAGCGAGAAGATGAGCAAGTCGCTCGGTAACTTCGTCACCATCCGTGACGTCCTCGAGCGAAACGATCCCGAAGCTTTCCGCTATTACCTGCTCGGCACGCACTACCGCGGACCGCTCTCGTTCGACCTGGAAAAGAAGGACGACGGCCGCGTCATCTTCCCGGGCATCGACGAGGGCGAGCGGCGCGTGGACTATTTGTACCATACACGCGATGCGCTGCAGACCGCGCTGGCTTCGGCGCCCGACGAGGCAGCGGCGGAGGGGGCGCGCTTCAAGAACGAAGCGAAGGTCATCGACGAAGCGCCGGCCAAGGTGCTCGCGGCCCTCGACAAAGACTTGAACACGCCGGTGGCCCTCGCCGAAGTGGGGGAGCTCTGCAAGGTGAGCAATGAGCTGGTGAAGCAGCTGAGCAAGCTGAAAAAGGATCCCGCCGCGCAGGCGCAGGCGTACGGGCTCGCGCGGAAAGCCGTGGCCGCGCTCGAGGCGGCGTGCATGCCGCTCGGACTTTTGCAGGTGACCGGCACCGAGTACGAGCAACGCACCTTGGCGCGACGGCTTCGGCTCCGCGGGCTTTCGGCCCCGGACATCGACGCGAAGGTCGCCCTTCGCACCGAGGCCCGTGTGGCCAAGGATTGGAAGCGCGCGGACGAAATCCGCACGGAACTCGCCGCGCTTGGCGTCGAAATCCTCGATGCCGGCGACACGAGCCGCTGGCGCATTCTCGTCTGA
- a CDS encoding ABC transporter permease produces MSGTELSPPSHPGGGPPSTGSRVSLPSIAPPPPEPSFIAHYQERVLHLIEHLGEVSLLIVRMFRALPRRPLEWRSILHQMESLGVRSMGIVTVTSIFIGMVMTIQFAFGLRRFGGLEYIPRVIVLSFARELAPTLTAVIVGGRIGSGMAAEVGAMNVTEQVDAIRALGADPAKKLVLPRTVAAVLVMPLLSIYAFSLGTVGAILICYSQFDISPSFFMQSSLESVQMGDFLSGLFKTPIFGFIIAIVGCHFGLRTRGGTEGVGLSTTRTVVVVSISILIADFFLTKIFIGIMGS; encoded by the coding sequence GTGAGCGGGACGGAGCTCTCGCCGCCGTCGCATCCAGGTGGGGGCCCGCCGAGTACTGGCAGCCGCGTCTCGCTCCCGTCCATCGCGCCGCCTCCCCCGGAGCCCTCCTTCATCGCGCATTACCAAGAGCGCGTCCTGCACCTGATCGAGCACCTCGGCGAGGTGTCGCTGCTCATCGTGCGCATGTTCCGTGCGCTCCCGCGGCGCCCGCTCGAATGGCGAAGCATCCTCCATCAAATGGAGTCGCTCGGCGTGCGCTCGATGGGCATCGTCACCGTGACCAGCATCTTCATCGGCATGGTGATGACCATCCAATTCGCCTTCGGCCTGCGCCGCTTCGGCGGATTGGAGTACATCCCTCGCGTCATCGTGCTCTCGTTCGCGCGCGAGCTCGCGCCCACGCTCACCGCGGTCATCGTGGGCGGGCGCATCGGCAGCGGCATGGCCGCCGAGGTGGGCGCGATGAACGTCACCGAACAGGTGGACGCCATCCGAGCCCTCGGTGCCGACCCCGCGAAGAAGCTCGTTCTACCGCGCACCGTCGCCGCCGTCCTCGTCATGCCCCTGCTCAGCATCTACGCATTCTCGCTGGGCACGGTGGGCGCGATCCTCATCTGCTATTCGCAGTTCGACATCAGCCCATCCTTCTTCATGCAGTCGTCGCTCGAGTCGGTGCAGATGGGCGACTTCCTCAGCGGGTTGTTCAAGACGCCCATCTTCGGCTTCATCATTGCGATCGTGGGCTGCCACTTCGGCTTGCGCACGCGCGGCGGCACCGAGGGCGTCGGCCTCAGCACCACGCGAACCGTGGTCGTTGTCTCGATTTCCATCCTCATCGCCGACTTTTTCCTCACCAAGATTTTCATCGGCATCATGGGCTCGTGA
- a CDS encoding DUF2203 domain-containing protein, giving the protein MKNGEREREREVFTIEAANALLPTLSALVTRQFGRRTEIEDRLKSLSALVGEVPSDLTPQDTDPEHVREIKRDLVQRINEYQEGWRDVEALGAVVKDPRIGLLDFFGEVDGRAVWLCWKYGEPEVGHYHALDEGFAGRRAIRTSLRQRMLN; this is encoded by the coding sequence ATGAAGAATGGCGAGCGCGAACGCGAACGCGAGGTATTCACCATCGAGGCGGCCAACGCGCTCCTGCCCACGCTCAGCGCGCTGGTCACGCGCCAATTCGGCCGCCGCACGGAGATCGAAGACCGGCTCAAGTCGCTGAGTGCCCTCGTGGGCGAGGTGCCGAGCGATCTCACGCCCCAAGACACCGACCCCGAACACGTGCGCGAAATCAAACGCGACCTCGTCCAGCGCATCAACGAGTACCAAGAAGGCTGGCGCGACGTGGAGGCCCTTGGCGCCGTGGTGAAGGATCCGCGCATCGGCCTTCTGGACTTCTTCGGCGAGGTGGACGGTCGCGCGGTGTGGCTTTGCTGGAAATACGGAGAGCCCGAAGTGGGTCATTACCACGCGCTCGACGAGGGGTTTGCCGGTCGCCGTGCCATCCGCACGAGCCTTCGCCAGCGCATGCTCAACTAG
- a CDS encoding GTP cyclohydrolase I, whose protein sequence is MADLKAAAAAIDAFLRALGRDAAREPELVGTPERVAEMFARDLCEGYDTDPAALLAGEALAVQTSSRGGDVVVVRDLAVATTCPHHLMPATGLATVAFAPRERLVGIGALGRALDALSRRLTLQEEIGEKMARAIFDGLSPAWAGCRLVMTHTCMTARGHRRHGARVETVSILPISERPVAYHVLLSPNPGSP, encoded by the coding sequence ATGGCTGATCTCAAAGCGGCTGCGGCCGCCATCGACGCCTTTCTCCGTGCCCTCGGGCGCGATGCTGCCCGCGAGCCCGAGCTGGTGGGCACGCCGGAGCGCGTGGCAGAAATGTTCGCGCGCGATCTCTGTGAAGGCTACGACACCGATCCGGCCGCGCTGCTGGCGGGTGAAGCGCTCGCCGTGCAAACGAGCTCGCGCGGCGGCGATGTGGTGGTCGTTCGCGACCTGGCCGTGGCGACCACGTGCCCGCACCATTTGATGCCGGCCACGGGCTTGGCCACCGTGGCGTTCGCGCCGCGCGAGCGCCTCGTGGGGATTGGCGCGCTGGGGCGAGCGCTGGACGCCCTTTCGCGAAGGCTGACCTTGCAGGAAGAGATCGGCGAAAAGATGGCTCGAGCGATCTTCGACGGGCTTTCCCCCGCCTGGGCCGGCTGTCGCCTGGTGATGACGCACACATGCATGACCGCACGTGGGCATCGCCGTCACGGAGCTCGAGTGGAAACAGTGAGCATCCTGCCGATCAGCGAGCGCCCGGTGGCGTATCATGTGCTCCTGTCGCCGAACCCGGGGTCGCCATGA
- a CDS encoding LON peptidase substrate-binding domain-containing protein, whose translation MSQTHDKKLLAALEELPLFPLPKVVLFPRALLPLHIFEPRYQTMLRDCLETNRAMAVVLIGDPHALDAQGHPPISTVASVGTVVEHQPLEDGRSNILLSGVARVRLEELPFVPSYRRARATILEEYGDEVSSTDRTALVGQATAFAAEVKKADPMFHFRLPPDAQIGTIADLCAHHLVVDASARQAILEELDIAARVQRVIRELALQQRLLGTPHGGATN comes from the coding sequence ATGAGTCAGACGCACGACAAGAAGCTGCTCGCCGCGCTCGAGGAGTTGCCGCTCTTTCCGCTGCCCAAGGTGGTGCTGTTCCCGCGCGCTCTTCTGCCTCTTCACATCTTCGAGCCGCGCTACCAGACGATGCTGCGCGACTGCCTGGAGACGAACCGGGCGATGGCGGTCGTGCTCATTGGGGATCCGCACGCGCTCGATGCCCAGGGCCACCCGCCGATTTCCACGGTGGCGAGTGTGGGCACTGTGGTGGAGCACCAGCCCCTGGAAGACGGTCGCTCGAACATTCTGCTGAGCGGTGTGGCGCGGGTGCGCCTCGAGGAGCTGCCCTTCGTGCCATCGTACCGCCGTGCGCGCGCGACCATCTTGGAGGAGTACGGCGATGAAGTCTCCTCCACCGACCGCACGGCGCTGGTGGGGCAAGCCACGGCCTTCGCCGCCGAGGTGAAGAAGGCCGACCCCATGTTCCACTTCCGCCTCCCGCCGGATGCGCAAATCGGCACCATCGCGGATTTGTGCGCGCACCACTTGGTGGTGGACGCGTCGGCGCGGCAGGCCATCCTCGAGGAGCTCGACATCGCGGCCCGCGTCCAGCGCGTCATCCGCGAGCTCGCCCTTCAGCAGCGCCTGCTCGGCACACCCCATGGAGGTGCCACGAATTGA
- a CDS encoding Rieske 2Fe-2S domain-containing protein yields the protein MIVARIPRTQIAEGELLRVPYPPYDILVTLIDGQPYAVEDACNHSGASLAEGWLEGKDRIVCPMHGYVFCMKTGELLSPRNVCDAQRTYRAELEGEEVVVHDDFSLSIIGLNR from the coding sequence TTGATCGTCGCGCGCATCCCGCGCACGCAGATCGCGGAGGGGGAGCTTCTTCGCGTGCCGTATCCACCGTATGACATTCTCGTCACGCTCATCGACGGCCAGCCGTACGCCGTCGAAGACGCGTGCAACCACTCGGGCGCGAGCCTTGCCGAGGGCTGGCTCGAAGGCAAGGACCGCATCGTGTGCCCAATGCACGGCTACGTCTTCTGCATGAAGACCGGCGAGCTCCTGTCCCCCCGCAACGTCTGCGACGCCCAACGCACCTACCGCGCCGAACTCGAAGGCGAAGAAGTCGTCGTCCACGACGACTTCTCACTCAGCATCATCGGCTTGAACCGCTAG